The Solanum lycopersicum chromosome 8, SLM_r2.1 DNA segment ATTATTGGACAAATTTTGTTCTATTATTTTGGGAaaaggaaaatgttttatttGAAGTAGAAATTTTTGGGTTGATTTACTCAAATGTCCTTTTTTaagtttgtaaattttgtttttattttgataagttGTGTATTTGGGAAATTACCTTTCAGACAAAAATAGATAGAGGTGTAATGTTTAAGCATATATTAACCAATGTTGCATACAAAAAAACTAGACTGTTGTTTAATGTTtgtaaaaatttacaaatttaagTTTGTGATTTAACATTTTCTCCTTAGACTTTGTTGAAAGAGATCTTTTAAGTTATGATTTAAAAGGTATAGACGTTACcagagaataaaagaaaattacttttcaacacgAGAAGATACAATCTTTTAACAACAGAGAACGATACAATCTATCCAAATATTGCATTCATTAAAAATACATTATGAtacaataaaatacaatataatataatacaatacattatgaaacaatacgTAACAATCATCGGAACAAAATGTAATACAAGGGGCAAACGTGCATTTTTCCCATGAGTTGGGCCAATTTCTAATAACCCACATTTATTTAAGCCCAATTATAAATAGAGGTTTATGTCTCTATGCCTTTAACCCTTCTCCTTGGTTGCTCTGTTCCAGCTGTTTGCTGTTTGCTGTTTGAGGTCTCAACACTCGCTTAATCTCAGCTAAATATAATTCAAAGCTGTAAAGGAAACGAGAAAACATCTAATTTAGGTATTTTTCTCCTCTTAATCGTTGTTTTTCAAAGCTTATATGAGCTGGTTCTCTGTAGAAAAGTAAGTCTTTTTGATGGGAGTTCGTTATTTTCCCAGTTGGTTCTTCAACATGAGGTCTTTTTAACCCTTTATTTACTTCTTTCATCATGACATGAACTGGGTCTCCGTAAAAATCGAGTCTTGATGGAGTTTTAGTATTTTGCTTGTTGTGAATTCCCTTAGTTTCTTAATTGGCTCCTGAACATGAGGTTGTGTGATTTTTCTGGGAAGTAATTGGTTTGTTTTTCAATCATCATTGTGGATAGTTTAGCGAAAATGGAGGAAGAATTTAATGCTGGAAGGATCAAAGGCGCTGCTAAGAGGACTTTGCAAATTACACCTCTTGATGAGGAAGATCAAGAAGAGGTTCAAATTGATGACAGTGGAGATGTTGATTcgtatgatgatgatgatgagacGGAGGAGGAGGATGAAGACAAGGAACCTGTGGGATTAGGGGTTCTTGAAAAGCCTGAGAATTCATGGTCACTGCTACGTGAGTTATTTCCAAGCAAAGCTGGGGGTACTCCGGTATGGTTAGAAAAGTTCTCTCGTTGAGTCGTTTCCGCTATCTTCCATATTCATTAGGGTGAAAGACGCCTCCAAGGTTGattgagttttaaattttgtttctgtGAATGTAGGCTTGGTTGGATCCAATAAACTTGCCAACAGGAAAATCCTGTCTTTGCGATATCTGTGGCGAGCCTTTGCAGTTCATGCTTCAGGTATATCTTTATGTTCTCGTGGAAGTTACAATTTTAGCTGCACGTTGTATCTTACATATCCTTTAGCCTAACAACAACAGATGCAGTGTAGGTAGCCTCAcaaagtggggtctggggaTCCTTTAGCCTACTAATTGGAAAACATTGTCTGATACAAAATGAAGTTAGAAGTGAAGTCTTTTTAAGTTTAGggaataatattgataattctaggaatatatttcattatttcatgtCATAATATGCTTAAACAATGAAGGAACTACCCAAATAACCAGTTAATGTTACTGAAGCTAAAAGTAATTATGGTTTTAGCTTGTAACTTTTTGGAGGTGGCCAGCAATACCCTTAATGCTGAAGAATACAACTTTAACggtatcaaaaaaaaaaaacgtctCGATCTAATTTACAAAAGACAACATTTCCAATCTAACTTGACTTTTATACAGCATAAAAGTCTAAATCTAACTGTACAATATACAACATAAGAGGAGATGtggttcttttttcttattatccTCTTGGAGTTGGTCAATGGAACTTTAGCTCTTCTGTAGGTTTAGGATTTAATTGTTAATGACTTCTGAATATATTTCTCCTATCTAAGTTTAAGTCTATCAATGTTTCTCCCATTGCATGTTTCTTTCAACTAGATGGTCTACCAAATGGCTTGAGCTTATAGTGCGAAAAATTAGGGCCATGTAGATACTAGTACAACGCCTCTTCTTTTGAGAATTCTCGTATAAGCCCCAACCCCCTTTCTGTTCCAGCAGTGCAGCAGCTTTGTAATGTAGATATGCATGATCCAATGCCTGAAATTTTATAATACATGCTCCATAATTGACTTGTGACCCTGCAATGGAAAAAGAAGAAACTATATTCTTTGATCGCTCCACACAATGGACAccttctgcaaagctgaaatcCCCCTGTTTGAAGGTTTATTTGAGTGAGAAAGCTTCCCTAATCAAAATCCAAGAAAAGCAAGAGACCTTCAAAGGAGCTCTAATCTATTGAACCAAATCTTCCAAGCCCATATATCCTTCTTGTAACTTGTTAGATTCCATCATAGTGTAGCAACTTTTGACTGAATAAAGTCCTTTGGAGTGTCTCATCCAACTGATGGAGTTAACTTTGTTGTGATCCAAAACTACACTGTTTAGCATCTGAAGCAAAAAGCCTAAGCTTTCTACTTCCCAGTCATTCAAACTCCTTCCCAGAAAGAGATTCCAACCTTTTGctaaattaaattttgtaattttctttcCATTGTGTTGTGGGGGGATAAACTGTATATGTCCAAGAATTGGTCTTTAAGCAGATGTAGCCTTACCattttttttgccaaaatcTGATTCTCTTTCCATTACTGGGAAGAGAAACCGATatttgtttcaaattttctccaaTATCCTCGAACGTTATTTCCATAATCCTGTTCAATGAGGTGCTTAAGAGATTTTGGTGTACCGTGGGTTCTCTAAAGTGAACTTCTCCAACCAAGGTTCTCTTCCAAAGTGCATTTTCCTCAATATTGCATCTCCAAAGCCATTTCATCAAGAGGCATTTGTTATGACTTTTAGGTTTTTGATTCTCAGTCACCCATTCCTTTTGTCTCTGGTCACTGTTTTCCAATAATCCAATTTACAAGGAATGCTAAAGTTGTTTGTTTATCGTCGTGCAAAAGAAAGTCGTCTCCTTAAGTTGTCCAGGCGCTTCACCTTGATTAGTTCATTTGCTGCCTATTTTTCAATAATGTATTAGTTATTTCTGCATCATATGGGCTCTACATCTACTTGTGTGCAGGGTTCCTTTTCTACCATTTgtcctcttttttgtttttcccgGTGTGGCAAAAGAAGAGTGGAAAGAGGAAACTGAATCGTTGtgtttcctttttgtttttttactcATTGTTAAGGTTTACGCACCACTCACGGAGAAGGATTCGACTTTTCATCGCACCTTATTTCTCTTCATGTGTACATCAATGACCTGTCTCCTTAAAGATCAACATGAGCAGTGGAAAAGGAACCAAGACAAGCAATCCAGGAGGTACTTCGTCATAATTGAATTTCGTTGTGTGACTATAAACTACCATGCTTAGTATCCGTTCATCTAACTCTGATTACTGAATGTGTTTTTCAAGTGTCAAGGTCTTTCGTTGCCAATTGCCCCGTGATAACTCTTTTTACTCCAGTGAACCCCCAAGAAACAATGGGAAAGATAAACCTTCTAGTCCTGGAGGTAATTCCTTGGAAGGATCTACTTTTTTCATTGGTCAATGACTCAAGTTTACAATTGATTTGATTAAGTATTTGCGATTATCTATCAAAGTCGTTGgcctttccttttctttcaactccatattaattgatcacccaaaatatttacacataaatTTCCTGTATTTTTTGTAATACGTCTTGTCTTTCATTTCTCAGCTGTTCTCTGTGGCTGGTGTGGTACATGGAAAGGAGATAAAGTCTGTGGTGGTTGCCGAAGAGTACACTACTGCTCGGAGAAACATCAGGTCAGCAACGTGTACCATGCTTTGTTTGCTCCTTCCTGTTTGGACGGAATTTTCCTAACTGAATCCAATTTGCAGACTGTTCATTGGAAATCAGGTCATAAACAACGCTGCTTACCCTCAAGCATTTCTCAGGATGCATCTGAACCTAGTAATAGTAAGACTCTTAGGGAAGTGCAAGAAGGTAAGGGCAATCAATGCTTTGTTCTAAAATCTTTCTTTAATGATATGATACTAGAAAAACGGTAAGAATGTTATATATTTAGAATGTCAGTGCATGAGAAGTTCATGGAGATTATAATCCTTGAACAGTTGCAAGCAAGAGTCTCTGGCCAGAATATGAGATCGCAATTACTGATGAATGTGAGGATAACGTTTCTGATGATAATGGTCTAGTTAACTCATTGATTTCTTCAAGCCGTGTGGATGAATCAATTGAGGCACTTATGGACAGCTTCGAGGTATGCAGAGCTATTCTAGTGGTTGATGGATATGTCGACTATAACTTTCTACTTCACAATTCACATAATTGTTTCTACAACAGGGGGGAGATGACAAGAAGAGTTGGGCATCTTTCCAGGAGAGGATATCTCGTACCCCTGAGCAAGTATTAAGGTGATTGAAGTACTTGCGCCTTTTTTCTACTATATTAATCTTGAAAAACACTATGCGTGCATAGATAAATGACAGCCGCCACCTTCTTTGCTATTCCCAAAGAATTATGATCACATGACTTGTCACTGAGTTCGATCATTATCTTGGAAATAGGTACTATAGAGATGCTGGAGCAAAACCATTATGGCCAACGTCAAGTGGCCAACCATCAAAAGCTGACATCCCTAAGTGCACCTATTGTGGCGATCATAGGGCTTTTGAATTTCAGGTATAATGAAGCTTTTGCTTTGCTTACAAGTCAACTAGTGGTGATTCTCAAACTACTAAAAGCAGTTGTATGTCTCTGGCTGTCTTGTAGAAATTGTAGCTTAAGTTGTTGGTTGCCTGAAAAGTATTTTCAATCCATGCTCTTTTTTTCTGCCGCTTCCAGGTTTTACCACAAATACTCTATTATTTTGGTGTGGAAAATGATGTGCATTCTCTTGATTGGGCTACTATTGCTGTGTACACCTGTGAATCCTCGTGCGATGGACATATAGCTTACAAGGAGGAATTTGCTTGGGTTCAAATTGCATCTCAATCAAGCACAACCCAGAGATGAGACGCGTAAAGCATGGTTTGAAACAAGATTGATAATGGACCGCACTCTACCCTTCACTTAAATACCAGACTTCTGGTTTGCCGTGAGATTCAACTCATGATGTGCACTTAACCTGCACAACATGCCTCGCGCTAaaattttgttttcctttatattaatttttctcaGATCATTTTTAGTTTTCCTGGTTAATTTGCAAACGTTTCACATTACAACGTCAGTAGTGAATATTTTGTTGTAATAGTATGTTTTTCTCATCAATCGAGGTGTTCAGCGTAAAATTGGGATCTTATGATTTCAAAAGTTTGTCTCTCTTCTACCAGATTTGATAAATCTGTAATAGGTAAGTACCCTTACTACAGTAGCTAGTAttcaatctatatatatatatatatatatataaaagaggaTCTTTAGTTTGCTGTTGTGGCATGCCTAAATGATCaggaaatttatttatatactttctcaaattttttcctatttttccatattaatgtcttttaactaattaaagtttaaaaatagaaagacgTCATTTACCGTTATAATTGTATCCCTTTAACCGTTTCCTCAAATTAAGCCCATAATAATTGCATACGTCGTTTGGCATTCTGAATTCAAAATTAACGTCTACGCAGAAGTCCCATCACATCATCCTCTTTGCGAGCAAAAACTCCATCTCCAGGTATACCTCAAAACTTATCctatttttgttttccttttttctgGTTGTAATTTCAACCTTTTCTTCCTTCTATGCTACTGTAATttgattatgaattatctagcaTTGGAACAAAAATGATTTGCTAATATTACTctgataaaattatattctttttctgGCAGAAGTTCACAATGTTTTGCCAAGTTCTTTCTATTGGAAGTGTGTCAGTTTTTATGGAATATTCGCACTGAAGCCCAGTTATATATGGACTCATACATAATAAGGCTCCATTGGTACGGAAGTACTCTACCAAAGATTTGAACCAAGACCTCTGTTTACAAGGATAGCAATCCCGTCCACAACATCGCATCTTGCTTATAAGTTTTTGCAGTGAgtatatgtaaatatatgtgtatagtcatttttccttttacAAAATACATAGTAATATTTTAGTATAAGGATTGTAGTTTATTACTAAATTGATATTGTAATGTCAAATTTGGAACTAATGAAGCCAAAGTTTATATCAACTCCGTCTAACAGAGTATCTTTGAGAAGAAAAAGTTAAATCACGTGAAGCACAAGATTGTTGATGCTGAGCACTAGGAAGAGATAACTTCTTGATGATATAGATTTTATACAAAGAGAACTAAGGTTGAGCATGCTCCGTTGCCCATGGATGAAATAAGGATGCTGCTGGAAGTGGTCGAATATCAGCAATATTATCGCAATGCAACAGGAAAGGAGAAATTTGCTTCACCTGAGAAAGGGCAAACAAACGGATTGCAAACAGACACTTTGAACTCTTTTTTAGGTGAACTCAATTTTGTTTGTCCTAAATTAGAtgtttgctattttatttttgacagAGAAATAATTTATCTAGCTTCAAATGTAATCTTTGAGAGTAGTTCCTCTTCATGTTCTGGAGTGGGCGTATTTGTGTATTAATCTATATCTATAACAAAAAAGGTGACGTAGTACTGGGCGTGTTTatcttatttataataattttaaaattgccTAGATAATTACTCAATTAAATGAAAAACTTCCATTTCCTAATTAAATTGCAATTCATGTTTTAATAACCAATGAGAGTGAATCTGCATAAAAATTGTGGCAAAGAGTGTTTCTAACGTTAAATCACAAAGGAAAAGTAACATTGTGATATTTAAGGCTCTCTTCTATGCAATTGTATGATTccaataattgaaatatatacatatatataatactttttgtcatttttagttgttatgttgtggtttttgaaagtcaaattaataaattttaaatttaaattaaattacatttatttgatattttaaacaaaaaattcagatattcaaaaactatacggAAAGTACTATACATAGCAATTGTTTGCATagcaatatgatgaaaaaatatattgtaaaatgttagtcaaaatttttataaattgacTCTAAAAATGACAAGCATGA contains these protein-coding regions:
- the LOC101253516 gene encoding uncharacterized protein gives rise to the protein MEEEFNAGRIKGAAKRTLQITPLDEEDQEEVQIDDSGDVDSYDDDDETEEEDEDKEPVGLGVLEKPENSWSLLRELFPSKAGGTPAWLDPINLPTGKSCLCDICGEPLQFMLQVYAPLTEKDSTFHRTLFLFMCTSMTCLLKDQHEQWKRNQDKQSRSVKVFRCQLPRDNSFYSSEPPRNNGKDKPSSPGAVLCGWCGTWKGDKVCGGCRRVHYCSEKHQTVHWKSGHKQRCLPSSISQDASEPSNSKTLREVQEVASKSLWPEYEIAITDECEDNVSDDNGLVNSLISSSRVDESIEALMDSFEGGDDKKSWASFQERISRTPEQVLRYYRDAGAKPLWPTSSGQPSKADIPKCTYCGDHRAFEFQVLPQILYYFGVENDVHSLDWATIAVYTCESSCDGHIAYKEEFAWVQIASQSSTTQR